The following nucleotide sequence is from Amia ocellicauda isolate fAmiCal2 chromosome 14, fAmiCal2.hap1, whole genome shotgun sequence.
AAGCGAACACACCCTGATGAATCTAGATTTCACGCTCCTAAATTGCGGGAGATCTTCTGCACAGATTCCCTTGCCTTTCACAGATTCACACGGAGAGCCGTTGGACCCATTTCTGCAACACAGTGGAATGtgaaaagctttattggcagAGTACTTGCTTGACTGATCATTCTCTATATCCCtctttctcaccctctctctctttctcttctcaCCCATTAACCGAACTCTAAACATTCGTTTCAAACTCATGTATGTATCCTAGCAATGTAAATCAAACCATTTCGAAATGTAAAATGCAGTAGGATGGTGTCCGTGTTGGTGACcgctttacaataaaaaataaaaaatactgtcctggggagggggggagagagagagcatggcTCACTGGAGTAATTTCAGCTCTAAATTGGTAGCTATCATCACATGGCCAAATACATCCTTCACATTTCCAGCCAGGGGAACAATATTGAAGCTGATCTCCATCCCATCAAGAGCAGATTGTATTACAATTCTGGGGTCAATTCCATTAGTTCTCCTCAGGCCCTTTGCTTACTTCACTTCTGGAATGAAAAAGCGAGAGATTTAGCCACACACACTGCAGGGATCAACTGTGTTATATTGTCTTTTTAATTCTCTAATCTTAGTTGCTCCAAAAAAGTATCTAATTTAGTCAACGGCAAACCTATAGCAGAAGCAACTTACTTATAGTTacagcaaaacaataaaaagaacTCACCATTTAATCCACTGAAGGCAGAATAATACAGTTCTAATGCAATGGTCAGAGAGTAAAATCATAATATGGTCCATCATCAGGGCTAGAAACAGCATCTATAAGGCAGGGTATGTAATTGTACTGTcggttattaatattatatgaaTACATCATATCTATGTTGTTGCTTAAATGCTTTGCCAACACTGATTCACACTTGCCATGCTAATAAagcagtttttgattttgaaaggGAGGAAAGTCCGACAATATTAAATTGAACTGCTCGGAGTACGGAGCATACCTTAACACTTCATTCATAATGATGGCCGCTGAGTTTTACCAACAgtttacctttaaaaaaaaaacaaaacaaaaaacacgcatgctgctctgtgattggttgAGCCGCTTGAAACAACACCGCGCTTCCTGGTCAGTGATTGGTCCATCGAGCACCCTCCAAAACCGGAAGCAGCCCGTTTTCCACACTGTGATTGGCGGAATGTATCGCTTCCGGGTTCTGTGTGCGGAAGTCGCTTTCTTCCAGGTCGGTGggggtgtgttgttgttgttttggatattattattttaaagtttctTATGCAGGTCATgcttgtttaataataataataataaaattgcgTGCGATAAAAAACGATTAAGCGAACTGTAGCGCTACTAAGGCAGCGGTGTTATTGGTGAGTGACCGAAGACATTTACGTTTAATTGGTTATTTAGTTGTTTTAATACACACTCATGCCATTCCGTTGAAAAGCTCGCAACAGTTGATGTCCTCTATGTATCGTGTGCACAAACTGTAATCCAATGTGTCGAGTGCCTTATAACAGATCAAAAGAGCATTGTGTTGTTTAATTCTGGATATAAGTTAGTTATATGTGTGCTTTAGCTACTCGTGTCGTTTTGTTCGCATGACATTGGCACTATATCGCTTAAGCATTCTTATGTCAACTTTGGACTAATGCAATAATCACAGTCCGTCACCGTGGAGGACAGACACTATTTGCATGACTGTAATGTATAGGTCTCCTGTTGAGGGCTTAAGTGGCTGCCACTGTTTTGCCACATGACCAGAGCAATGCTGTGCCCTTCATTAGACCAGGCCTGGAGACCACTGCCTTATGGGGTGTGCCTGCCTGTAGTTCAGTGCATTGATCATGTGTGTGTGCCTTGGGGGGGTCCTTGGTGCTCCAGGTTCGGTGCCAGTCCAGGGGTCTCTGGATGTTGGGGCTGCGGACTCTGCTGGGGATCGGGGTCCTGGTGACATCACACTGCGCGAGGAGGGGTCGGGCTCTGGCGCACAGAGGCTCGTGTCCGGTGACCAGTGGCAGCGGGGCGTCCGGCAGGTTCAGCTCTTCCTCCATGGAGGCGGCCAAGCCGATCAGATACCTCGGGTGAGCCTTCTTCCCTAGCCAGCATGCTGAGGTATGTCTGTTGAAAGGATGGAGAGTGTTTTTGAATGTATGTCTCGTCTCCTGTTCTTctggtgtgagtgtgagagagagagtgtgtcactccatctctctgcctgtctcagCCAGGAGGAGGCCCAGAAGATCGACGAGGAGCTCTTCACAGAGTACCGCTTCAGTGTGGACCAGCTGATGGAGCTGGCAGGGCTGAGCTGTGCCACCGCCGTCGCCAAGGTCAGAGGGCGCCGGGAGGAGCGGCATTGCAAATTAGACGCACGCaaaccattttttttgtttaatttaacaatcaacaccctttctctccacctaaaaaTGTTTTGGTCCAAGATCCAGTATAtacgacagagagagagagagagagagagagagagagagacagacagtgagagAATGAGAgtccgtgtgtgtttgtgtgtgtctgacgGTGTTGTCCAGTGCCCTAACAggcctgtcctgtcctgtcccgtcCCAGGCCTACCCTGTGTCCTCCCTGCCCAAGAGCCGGCCCTCGGTGCTGGTGGTCTGCGGCCCGGGCAACAATGGCGGCGACGGCCTGGTCTGTGCCCGCCACCTCAAACTGTTTGTGAGTGTCGCTCTCCAAAAGCAGGCAGGCAGTATCAGCTGCACGGCCTTGTGGGAGTCCTCCGATCCCCACAGTCCCCTCTTGCTCTCTCAAATAATACGATCCAGACGCTACACCCGTGCTGTCTAACGtgccctcccctctccctcctgcaGGGGTACGAGCCCACCATTGTGTACCCCAAGCGGCCCAGCAAGCCCCTGTTTGAGAACCTCACGGTGCAGTGCGAGAAGATGGACATCCTCTTCCTCCCGGAAATGCCGGCAGAGGTGAGCCGactcccgctctctctctctttcacaggCGCGCACACGGGTCAAAAGCACGAGAGGCTTTCTAGGTTCAAATGTGCGGTCCTGAGCTAGGGAGAACGCTGCTGTGACAAAATACCACGCACAATAGGGAGCAGGCACAAACCCGTTGGGATCAGATCTAGCCGAGGCCGGTAGTGTCATCCCTGTGCGTTGATTTCATTTAATGTTAATATTATGGGGCGCAGTGTCTGAACTGTCACCAATGGATACCAAGGTGAGGGCAATACAGAGGTGAGCCTGGCTgactctccctcccctctctctctttctctccctccctctcttccccttccccctttctctgtctccctctccctttttctttttttccctgtcCCCCCCCTCTACCTCTCCCCTTCTTTCTCTATtcatccccctctccccctcccaggCCGACCTGATCGACGAAGCTTACAACCTGGTGATCGACGCCATCTTTGGGTTTAGCTTCAAGGGCGCCGTGCGGGAGCCTTTCGGCAGCATCCTGGGCACTCTGAAGAAAGTCACCGTGCCCATCGCCAGCATCGACATCCCCTCCGGTCAGTCCAGAGCtgtgtgtccgtctgtctgtctgtctgtgtctgtgtactcagtctctctctctctctgtccccaggCTGGGACGTGGAGAAGGGCAGCCCCGACAGCCTGCAGCCCGACCTACTCATCTCCCTCACGGCGCCCAAGAAGGCGGCCCTGCATTTCCGCGGGCGCTACCACTACCTGGGGGGCCGCTTCGTGCCCCCGGCCCTGGAGCAGAAGTACCAGCTCAACCTGCCCCCGTACCGCGGCACCGACTGTGTCCACCGGCTGCCCTAGGGCCCCCGCAGCGGCGCCACCCACCCGGGTGAGACGGACCAGGGTGAGACATCCGCTGGACTCCCGTTCTGTTGATTTTCCTGGTTTCTGAAT
It contains:
- the naxe gene encoding NAD(P)H-hydrate epimerase isoform X1 gives rise to the protein MYRFRVLCAEVAFFQVRCQSRGLWMLGLRTLLGIGVLVTSHCARRGRALAHRGSCPVTSGSGASGRFSSSSMEAAKPIRYLGQEEAQKIDEELFTEYRFSVDQLMELAGLSCATAVAKAYPVSSLPKSRPSVLVVCGPGNNGGDGLVCARHLKLFGYEPTIVYPKRPSKPLFENLTVQCEKMDILFLPEMPAEADLIDEAYNLVIDAIFGFSFKGAVREPFGSILGTLKKVTVPIASIDIPSGWDVEKGSPDSLQPDLLISLTAPKKAALHFRGRYHYLGGRFVPPALEQKYQLNLPPYRGTDCVHRLP
- the naxe gene encoding NAD(P)H-hydrate epimerase isoform X2, which translates into the protein MLGLRTLLGIGVLVTSHCARRGRALAHRGSCPVTSGSGASGRFSSSSMEAAKPIRYLGQEEAQKIDEELFTEYRFSVDQLMELAGLSCATAVAKAYPVSSLPKSRPSVLVVCGPGNNGGDGLVCARHLKLFGYEPTIVYPKRPSKPLFENLTVQCEKMDILFLPEMPAEADLIDEAYNLVIDAIFGFSFKGAVREPFGSILGTLKKVTVPIASIDIPSGWDVEKGSPDSLQPDLLISLTAPKKAALHFRGRYHYLGGRFVPPALEQKYQLNLPPYRGTDCVHRLP